The sequence TAGCTGGAGACCAGGGACATTCATGAATGCGAACAATCCCATCAGGACGATGCCAATCAAGCCAGTGACTTTAAAGGGAATAAGGAACGTCAACAGAATAAGAACAGCGGCCTGCAAAATAAACATAAAAAGCAGCGCACGGATCGGATTTTTGTTGGCCCATTTACCGCCAACAGAGTTGCCGACTGCTACAGCAATACCATAGACGATCAGGATAATGTTAATCGCGCCTTGGCTAAATCCGGTAACATCGTGCAGGAGCGGGGTTAAGAAAGTGAACGCGACGAACGTTCCTCCATAACCGAGCGCAGTAATCAGGAAGCCCAGAAGCAGGCGGCCGTTCGTAATCAGCCGGAACATGTCCGAGAATTTAGCGGGCGGAGCTTGCTTCAAATTACGAGGGATGAGTATGGCGCTTGCAATGATCGCAATAACACCCAGCAGGGCGACGGCCCAGAATGTTGCTCTCCAGTCAAAAGCTTGACCGATAAATGTCCCTAACGGTACACCTGTAACAATGGCAATCGTAAGGCCGGTGAATACAAGCGCGATGGCACTGGCTTTTCTTTCAGGAGATACTAACTGAACAGCAATCGTCGATGCAATTGAGAAAAATACGCCGTGAGAGAATGCAGTTATGAAACGCGCAACGAGCAGCAGCCCAAATGATGATGACATCGCAGCGGTCGCATTGCCGATAATGAAGAGCACCATCAGCCACATAAGCAAAGACTTGCGGCTCATGCGATTGGTGAGCGCAGTAACGATAGGGGCCCCTACAGCAACCCCGAGGGCGTAACCTGTAATAAGAAGGCCGGCCAGAGTAATAGCGACATTCAAGTCGCCGGCGATGCTTGCAAGCAGACCTACGGGAACAAACTCGGTTGTTCCGATACCGAAAGCGCTGATCGCCAGGGCAAGGAGCGCCCAGTTTCCAGATTTTTGCGTCTCTTTGGTCTGAGACACGGATTGTGCAATGTTGCTCATATGAATTTCCTCCACTTTACTTATTTGCATCGAATCGAAGTTCCATGCATTGAAATTTTTATCTCATGGCGTTATTGTATAGCTGTACGACCAATATGATAAGTACGTACTTTTAAGTAATGTAGGCACTAAAAAGTACCCTACTCTGTCCAAGGAGGTGAACTGAAGTGTTCAATATTCCGGTTGAAGCTACTCTTGATGTGATTGGAGGCAAATGGAAAGTCGTCATCTTGTGTCATTTAGATAAAGGGGAGAAGCGGACCAGCGAATTAAAGAGATTAATGCCCGGCATTACGCAAAAGATGCTTACCCAACAATTGCGTGAGCTGGAAGAGGACGGAGTTGTGAAACGAAGCATTTACGAGCAGATCCCGCCGAAAGTGGTATACTCGCTAACCGAATACGGATGGTCTCTAAAACCAATTTTGGATACCATGTGCGCATGGGGGGAGAAGCATATCGAGCAGACGCCTGAGCCCCCAATCGTTGTATCTTCCAACTAGATTTTAGAGTAGCGTACTTAATTCAATATTAATCGGTCAAAGTGGACTGTGCATTTTATGCAGTCCGCTTTTTTTAGTTTTCGGGGTCCCCGCAAAGTACCTGGAGTAAACCTTGAAGTTAGGTGCCACTTTGTGCGCTATAGGTACTTTTAAGTACCTGCGGTACTAAAAAGTACGTACTTACTATAACGTTCTGTTGGATTTATAATGAGCCTGCAGCGGGGCGACAATCGAGATGAACCCGAGTTCCCCCGTAAATGAGGCGCCGCCTCAAGAAATTAACTCGAATAAATGAGAATGGGAGGAAAGATTCAGTGGTAAAAAATTTGCAAGATACAACTGCTCTGTATAATGGTGTGAGGATGCCGTGGTTTGGATTGGGTGTATTTAAAGTGGAGGAAGGTCCCGAACTTGAGGATGCGGTGAAGACAGCGATCAAACATGGATACCGCAGCATTGATACGGCAGCTATCTATGGAAATGAAGAAGGCGTCGGACGGGGAATTCAGCAAGGGCTTAAAGAAGCCGGGATTAGCAGAGAAGAACTGTTTGTGACTTCCAAAGTATGGAATGACGATTTGGGATATGAGTCAACGCTGGCAGCCTATGAGACGAGTCTCAAAAAGCTGAATCTGGAATACCTGGATTTATACCTGATTCACTGGCCGAAAGAAGGAAAGTTTAAAGATGCCTGGAGAGCGCTGGAAACCATTTATAAAGAAGGCCGTGTAAAAGCGATTGGCGTAAGCAACTTCCAAATTCATCATCTTGAAGAGCTAATGGTTGACGCGGAAATTAAACCCATGGTGAATCAAGTGGAGTACCATCCTCGGTTAACCCAAAAGGAATTACAGCAATATTGCAAGCAGCAAGGCATTCAATTTGAAGCTTGGTCGCCGCTCATGCAGGGTCAACTCCTGGATAATCCGGAGCTCAAAGCCATTGCGGATAAATACAATAAATCCATTGCCCAAGTCATTCTGCGCTGGGACCTTCAGAACGGCGTTATCACGATTCCTAAATCTACGAAAGAACATCGGATCGTTGAAAATGCCAGCGTATTTGATTTTGAATTAACAAAAGAGGATATGGAGCAAATTGACAGTCTGAATCAAAATCATCGGGTTGGCCCGGATCCGGACAATTTTGATTTTTAAGAAGAAGTATACCGGCAATAGTAAAAGGAGACTGTGTAATGATCGGAATTGGTATTGAGCAATACGGCGATGAACAGCAGCTAAAGACAGTAGTTGTACCTACAGAACCGTTAGGGCCGGATGACCTGTTGATCGCTATAAAGGCAAGCGGGGTAAACCCCGTTGACTGGAAAGTGCGGGAAGGGCTTCTGAGAGAAGACTTTCCGTACCAGCTTCCGCTTATTTTAGGCTGGGATGCGTCAGGTAAGGTGGCGGCTGTCGGCTCCAATGTGAAGGATTTTAAAGTGGGAGACGATGTCTTTTTTAGACCGGAAATGGAAAAACAGGGAACCTACGCAGATGAAATCGTGATCCCTGCAAGCCTGGTCGCACCGATGCCTCAAGGACTAACCTATGCTGAAGCGGCTTCGCTCCCCTTGGTAGGGCTCACGGTATGGCAGGCTCTTGTAGAAGCAGGGAATGTTCAGCCGGGGGATAAAGTGCTCATTTTAGCGGGAAGCGGCGGGATCGGTTCGATGGCCATTCAAGTCGCCAAAGCACTCGGCGCCTATGTGGCGGCGACAACAAGCTGCAAGAACATGGAATTCGTACGTGATTTGGGGGCGGATGAAGTTCTCGCTTATGACCAAGGCTTGAATACAACAACAGAGTTTGATTTTATGCTGGATACGCTCGGAGGCTCTTCTTATGGGGATGCTCTGAAATTTATGAAGAAAAATGCAGTGGTGGCTACAATCATTAGCGGGCGGGATGCCGTTCGTCCCGATTATATAGATGCAGTGGAAGAAGAGCGCCAGTTGACGGTTAAGTTCGTATTTACTCGTCCGGACGGAAGAAATATGAACCATATCCGCGAGCTTGTTGAAGCGCAAAAAATAAAGCCGGTTGTAGCCGAAGTTCTTCCGCTAACCATTGACGGAGCCAGAAAAGCTCACCGTTTAAGCCAAACAGGCAGGGTGCGGGGAAAGATCGTTTTGAGTAATAACAACTAATCTGCTTGATTAGTTGTTATTTTAAAATTTAATAAGTGCAAATTTTCACAATTAAAAAATAAGGAGAGAGCTCATCATGTTCACAAAGATTTTTGAACCGGGCAAAATAGGCAATCTGGAAATTAAGAACCGGCTGGTCGTCCCCCCGATGCTGACCGAATATGCCGCCGAAGACGGCAGGCTGACTGAGCGGTATATTAGATACTATGAGGAAAAAGCCAAAGGCGGCTGGGGCCTGATCATCGCCGAAGACAACGCGGTCGAACCCCGCGGGGCCGGTTTTAAGAATTTACCCGGGATATGGTCGGATGAAATTATGGAAGAGCATAAGGAATTGGTTGAACGGGTTCATAAGGCGGGAGCTAAAATAGCGGTCCAAATCTATCATGCGGGCAGAGAAGCCAGCAGTGCAGTCATGGGCATGCGGCCGATTGCCCCTTCGGCGATTCAAGATCCGACGCAGTCTGAAACTCCTGTTGAAATGACTACGGAAGAAGTAAAGGAGATGGTCGAGAAATTTGCTCAGGCCATCAGAAGATGTAAAGAAGCGGGCTATGATGCGATTGAGCTTCACGGCGCGCATGGATATTTAATCAATCAGTTCGTCTCTCCTTTCTCCAACAAGCGAACCGACGCCTATGGCGGAAACCTGATGAACCGGCTGCGGTTCCCGCTTGAAATTATAGCCAGAGCCAAGGAGTTGGTCGGCGACGAGTTCCCGATGATTTACCGGATTTCCGCCGACGAGATGGTGGAAGGCGGACTGACCATTGAAGATACGAAAGTCATCAGTCAGGTGTTGGAGCAAAGCGGCATTGCTGCCATTCATGCTTCTGCCGGCGTCTACAAGACTGGAGCGATCGTCTCCGCGCCGACAGCGATCAGAACGGCCGTGTTCTCCGACTATGCCAAAGAAATTAGAAAAGTGGTCAATATTCCAGTTTTTGCCGTCAATAAGATCATTTATCCGCATGTAGCGGAGTCGATTCTAAAAGAAGGCAAGGCTGATTTTGTGGCTATGGGCCGGGCTTCCACCGCAGATCCTCAATTCCCGAACAAGGTGAAGGAAGGAAGGCTGGATGAAATCATTTTCTGTATCGGCTGCAGACAGGGCTGTCAGTGGAGAATCGCTCAGCAAAACCCGGTGTCCTGCCTGGTTAACCCGCTCACGGGCAAAGAAGGCGAATATGAGGTTAAGGAAGCTGAAGTGAAAAAGAAAGTGATGGTCATCGGCGGCGGACCCGTTGGTATGGAAGCGGCCATTATCGCAGCAAAACGCGGTCATGATGTGACTTTGTACGATAAGAGCGACAAGCTTGGAGGACAGTGGCTTCTGGCTGCAATCCCTCCAGGCAAAGAGCTGCTGAACACCTTTACGGTATGGCAAAAGGGCGAGCTTGACCGTTCAGGGGTCAAAGTCGTGTTAAATACAGAAGTAACGAAAGCATTCGTAGAGCAAGTGAACCCGGATGAAATCATCCTCGCTTCGGGAGCCACTCCAATCATTCCTGGAATTCCAGGCGCAGACAAATCTCATGTATACACGGCCAATGATGTGCTGCTTGGAAAAGTGGATCTGCCAGATCAAGTGGTCGTTATCGGCGGCGGACTGGTAGGAGCGGAAACGGCAGAACATACTGCGGTTCACAATCGGAAGACCTCCATCGTTGAGATGCGTCCGGAAATTGCGGCCGACATGGAGCCGGCATCCAAAGAGTTCTTGATAAAATCCTTGAAGCATAATGAAGTGGCCGTACACGTCAATTCGAAGGTTCTGGAAATTACGGATACGCATGTTATCA is a genomic window of Paenibacillus durus ATCC 35681 containing:
- a CDS encoding MFS transporter, with product MSNIAQSVSQTKETQKSGNWALLALAISAFGIGTTEFVPVGLLASIAGDLNVAITLAGLLITGYALGVAVGAPIVTALTNRMSRKSLLMWLMVLFIIGNATAAMSSSFGLLLVARFITAFSHGVFFSIASTIAVQLVSPERKASAIALVFTGLTIAIVTGVPLGTFIGQAFDWRATFWAVALLGVIAIIASAILIPRNLKQAPPAKFSDMFRLITNGRLLLGFLITALGYGGTFVAFTFLTPLLHDVTGFSQGAINIILIVYGIAVAVGNSVGGKWANKNPIRALLFMFILQAAVLILLTFLIPFKVTGLIGIVLMGLFAFMNVPGLQLYVVQLAEKYVPSAVDVASALNIAAFNIGIAVGAFVGGIVVDTMGLVHTPWIGALMVMLAIILTAVSAKLERK
- a CDS encoding winged helix-turn-helix transcriptional regulator, which encodes MFNIPVEATLDVIGGKWKVVILCHLDKGEKRTSELKRLMPGITQKMLTQQLRELEEDGVVKRSIYEQIPPKVVYSLTEYGWSLKPILDTMCAWGEKHIEQTPEPPIVVSSN
- a CDS encoding aldo/keto reductase, giving the protein MVKNLQDTTALYNGVRMPWFGLGVFKVEEGPELEDAVKTAIKHGYRSIDTAAIYGNEEGVGRGIQQGLKEAGISREELFVTSKVWNDDLGYESTLAAYETSLKKLNLEYLDLYLIHWPKEGKFKDAWRALETIYKEGRVKAIGVSNFQIHHLEELMVDAEIKPMVNQVEYHPRLTQKELQQYCKQQGIQFEAWSPLMQGQLLDNPELKAIADKYNKSIAQVILRWDLQNGVITIPKSTKEHRIVENASVFDFELTKEDMEQIDSLNQNHRVGPDPDNFDF
- a CDS encoding NADP-dependent oxidoreductase codes for the protein MIGIGIEQYGDEQQLKTVVVPTEPLGPDDLLIAIKASGVNPVDWKVREGLLREDFPYQLPLILGWDASGKVAAVGSNVKDFKVGDDVFFRPEMEKQGTYADEIVIPASLVAPMPQGLTYAEAASLPLVGLTVWQALVEAGNVQPGDKVLILAGSGGIGSMAIQVAKALGAYVAATTSCKNMEFVRDLGADEVLAYDQGLNTTTEFDFMLDTLGGSSYGDALKFMKKNAVVATIISGRDAVRPDYIDAVEEERQLTVKFVFTRPDGRNMNHIRELVEAQKIKPVVAEVLPLTIDGARKAHRLSQTGRVRGKIVLSNNN
- a CDS encoding FAD-dependent oxidoreductase, which gives rise to MFTKIFEPGKIGNLEIKNRLVVPPMLTEYAAEDGRLTERYIRYYEEKAKGGWGLIIAEDNAVEPRGAGFKNLPGIWSDEIMEEHKELVERVHKAGAKIAVQIYHAGREASSAVMGMRPIAPSAIQDPTQSETPVEMTTEEVKEMVEKFAQAIRRCKEAGYDAIELHGAHGYLINQFVSPFSNKRTDAYGGNLMNRLRFPLEIIARAKELVGDEFPMIYRISADEMVEGGLTIEDTKVISQVLEQSGIAAIHASAGVYKTGAIVSAPTAIRTAVFSDYAKEIRKVVNIPVFAVNKIIYPHVAESILKEGKADFVAMGRASTADPQFPNKVKEGRLDEIIFCIGCRQGCQWRIAQQNPVSCLVNPLTGKEGEYEVKEAEVKKKVMVIGGGPVGMEAAIIAAKRGHDVTLYDKSDKLGGQWLLAAIPPGKELLNTFTVWQKGELDRSGVKVVLNTEVTKAFVEQVNPDEIILASGATPIIPGIPGADKSHVYTANDVLLGKVDLPDQVVVIGGGLVGAETAEHTAVHNRKTSIVEMRPEIAADMEPASKEFLIKSLKHNEVAVHVNSKVLEITDTHVIIDTEKGQQALPASLVVLAIGSRSNNALASELGEKYNVNVIGDASVVGKALEGINLAYKTALAI